The region TTTGACACAGGCTTGCGAAATTTTGCGAGAAGAATATCAGCAATATTGTTCTGGTGCTGCTTTTGACATTGAAAGGAAAAAAGATGATTCACCGGTGACCCAGGCCGATTATCGGGTTAATACTTTTCTAAGCCAGGCACTCGCTGAAATTTCTGATTTACCTTTACTTTCTGAAGAAGGTAAGCAGGATGGTCGTCAGGCATGGTCAGCATTCTGGCTACTCGATCCTCTTGATGGCACCAAAGAATTTCTACATCAGCGTCCGGAGTTCACCATTAATCTGAGTCTGGTTAAAGACAATCTGACCACTTTTGCCATTCTTGCTATTCCTGCGCAGCAACTGGTGTATTTCTGTCCAGAACAGGGCATGCCATTGAAATATGACATTCAGCAAGATCGCTGGCATGAATATTTTCCAGCACCTCAAACAGACACTGTGCATATTGGCTTAAGTCAAAGTAGTCAGAAAAAACCCAAGTACGCGGCCTATCTGGAAAGCTTGGCTAAGTTCACTGACTTTGATGAGTTTAAGGCGGGCAGTGCTTATAAATTTTGTATGATTCTGGAAGATCGGGTCGACATTTACCCACGTTTCCATCCGACCTGTGAATGGGATACCAGTGCCGGGCAATGTCTGCTGGAACGTATTGGTGGCGGCTTAGTAGATTTTAAAGGTCGACCATTTAGCTATAATCAGCGCGAAACCTTATTAAATGGCGGTTTTATTGCCTATAAGACCAAAGAGATGAAGATATTGGCATTCAATGCACTTGCTGACATGCAAGACGGTGATTGAGCTGCATATTGTTCATGTTATAGTGAAGGTGATTCCGTTGATAGATCAGTTGGCAAGATTGTGGCATTAAAACTGCTTCCACCAAGTATGCTCAGTGCAATAGATTTATTGCCTGATACCAAGACACCTGTGACTCTGTTTACGCGGCATTCTTTGCGTGAAGATGTCGCTGGTCAGGGACTGGCAGGCTATGATTTGCAGTTGACTTCACAAGGGCGTGATTTGGCGCAGGAGTGGGGAGCTTATCTGGTCAATCAAACTGATCGTCATATACAGCATTGTATCTCCAGTCCTATTCAGCGTTGTGTCGATACTGCCGCCCTTATGATTGAGGGGGCAGATGCCACCAAGAAGGCATCGCATACCCATAATATTGAAATTATCGAACAAGGTTTACTGGTCGAACCTGGTAGTTTTGTGCTAGATATTCAGAAAGCAGGGCCATATTTCAAGAAACAGGGTGCATTAGGCTTTATTAATAGCTTTGTGAATAATGCCTTGCCGGGCATGAAGCATCCGATTCATGGGGTGGTCGATGTGCTGGAATTAATCTATAACACGCATCCGAAAACGCCGTATGGACTCAGTCTGGCAGTAAGCCATGATACGATTCTGGCAGCAATGATTGCAGTGATGTCAGGTCATCAGGAAGTTAGCCGGGAAGACTGGCCGAAAATGATGGAAGGTTTGTTTGTCTGGTTTGAGGGCGATGTGTTTGAAGAATCCAAACTCAAATGGATCTGGCGTGGTAAGGTGTATGAACTGGATATTTCTCAGTTTCAGAATGCGGAATTACAAACCAAGAAATAAATTAAAAGCTCAATTAGGACGGTTGAGCTTTTTAGTTTATGGGTTTTAAGTCTTGTAGATTAGATGTTGGCACGCAAGCGATTTGGATAGAGTTCTAGATCAATTGTCACGCCATCATCATTGACAGGCCATACCGTAGTATTTGGAGCAATACTTTGCTGATGGATACGACTGTATTTATCAGCTGCGATCAGGGTCGCGATTTCATGTTCAGGAATACTGTAGCTTTCGACTAAATCTTCAGGATATTGTGTGCGTGCGTAGAATGAAGCATCGCTTTCACCTTGATATCTCGCGATGATATGCTCTACAGCAGGTAAATAAACACCGTAACCTAACCAACCATCAACCCCTTGTGATGCTTGAAGTTCAATCGTCCCTTTGATGTTGGAAATGACACGACCTAAAATATCTTTTTCACCCTTACTTTGAAAGTAGGCAATATATTGTTGCTCTAATTCCTGAAATTTTTCTAAAGTGGGTAAAAATTTATTAATCATCTGATTTCCCCAAGCAAATTTATTTTGGATTATTTCAATCTGTTCCTAAAAACAATACCATATTTTTTTTATGGGATTGATAAAGCGACTTGAATTTAATGTGTCGAATTTATTTTTTGCTGAATAAAATAAAAATCCCCCTTTTTTTGCCAAGGCAATTCATAGTTCCCTTCGAGTTCAAGATAGCCTTTTCGATTCGCAATCTGTTGCATCAGAATACCTGAAACATTCTTTCGATCTATATTGGTCGAATAAACGATGACTTGTTTGCCTTTATGTAGGGTCGTGACGTAGTAAGGATCATCGGTGAGTGTGAGCTGATAGGCGCTGTGAAAATGTTCTAAGTGACAATATTGCTCACAGTTTTCAATATCTGCCCAATAGTCATACATTCCCAAATTTTGAGCACCACGTTGTTTCGTCGTACTATTGTTTGAATAACGGCGAAAACATTTTAATTCAATTGTTGTAAATTCTAGTCGCTCTCCAAGATGATGTTCGATCACAATGTCGATAATGGCGGTGCCATTTTTAATTTGAGCAGGGTGTTCTAAAAGCACCTTAATGGATTCATTCGATTGCGTTTCATACAGTGGCGCGAGAGTTTGTAGAATTTGTGCAAGTTGTAATTGCATCATTTTTTCATTGCGTGGGTGTAATAATTGACTGGCAACTTTTTCTGAATACAGTTGCCAAGCAAGTTCAATAATTTCTTTACTTTTCATTTAATGTTTATTGGCTTTGTTGCACAAACCTATCATTAAAGGCTTATTCAGCAATATAATTCCTAGATGAATAAGCCCACACCTAAAATCTATCGTACTTCTAACTGGAAAGCATACAACCAAGCTTTAATCAATCGAGGAAATATCTCGATCTGGTTTGATGAAAATACCCAATGGTATGCACCACCACAAGGCAAACAAGGACGAGATCAAACATATTCTGATACCGCCATTCAATGTTGTTTGATGATTAAGTCCTTATTTAGACTCTCTTTACGTATGGTCAAAGGCTTTGTTCAAAGCCTCATTAAACTTTGTGGTTTGAATTGGACGGCACCCGATTACTCAACTCTTTGCAGAAGACAAAAGCATATCGATATTTCAATTCGCTATCAAAAAAGTCGTCATGGATTACATCTACTCGTCGACTCTACGGGGTTAAAATTTTTAGGTGAAGGCGAATGGAAGCGTAAGAAACATGGACCTGAATATCGTCGCCAATGGCGTAAACTCCACATTGGGATAGATGCTGAAAACCTGCAAATACGCGCTGTTCAGCTGACTACGAATAATGTCAGTGATTCACAAGTACTGGATGATTTACTTGATCAGATCCCTGAAGATGAGCGAATTGATTCGGTCTATACGGATGGGGCTTATGATACAAAACGATGTAGACAAGTGATTGCCGATCGGCAGGCTCATGCGGTAATTCCACCCAGAAAAAATGCCAAGCCCTGGAAAGATTCTAAAATCAGTTCAAGAGAACGAAATGAGTTACTTCAAACCGTTAAACGATTAGGCAGAGCTATCTGGAAAAAATGGTCGGGTTATCATCGGCGAAGTTTGGTGGAAACCAAGATGCATTGCATCAAATTATTAGGAGAGAAACTCAATGCAAGGAACTTTCAAAGTCAGGTCAATGAAATTCACGCACGTGTGGCAGTTCTGAATAGATTTAAGGAATTAGGTAGACCTCACACCCAAGTTGTCACTTAAATTTGAATGGCTTGGGGAAAACTCAGCTTTTGAATGTTTATGCAACAAAGCCATGTTTATTTATAAATTAGCGCTATTAGGATGCATTTTGCTTTTGTATAGGCACAAAAAAAGCCCTAAAAAGGGCTTTTTTCATTTGCGATTAGTTAGAAGCTAATGCTTTAACTTGCGCGTTCAAACGGCTCTTATGACGAGCTGCTTTATTTTTATGGATGATACCTTTGTCAGCCATACGGTCGATTACTGGAACAGCTTTTTTGTAAGCTTCAGTAGCAACAGCATAGTCGCCAGCAGCAATAGCAGCTACTGTACGTTTAAGATAGGTACGAACCATAGAACGCAAGCTTGCGTTGTGTTTGCGTGCTTTAACGTTTTGACGAGCACGTTTTTTAGCTTGAGCAGAGTTTGCCACTCGTGCACTCCTTGAAATAGATTGGTCTGGGCGGGCTGAAACTCAACTGAAAACCAACATCAGAAGAACTATCACCAGCCCGTAAACAAGTGCCATATTTTGAGGAAACTGAGGGCTTAAGTCAAGTCTTGACATGCTTTCGCAACATTTTAGTTGCAGAAAAATTCTAAAGAAAACGTTAGATTAGTATTCAGGCAGGGAGATCGTACAAAAAATGACTAAAACCATAACATATCCAATCATCATTGGTGCCACGGGTCTCGTGGGTAAGAGCCTGGTACAACAGCTGGTTAATGAGCCAAGCTGCAAGCGTATCAGTGTGGTGGTACGCAAGCATCAGCCAGAGTTTGAGCAATGGCCCAAAGTCAAACAACTGGTCTTTGAAGATTTCCTGATGTTGAATGATCAGGATGTCAGCGGACATACCCATGCTTTCAGTTGTCTGGGTACTACCTTAAAGCAGGCTGGTTCCAAAGATGCTTTTTATAATGTGGACTATACCATCAATGCCCATTTTGCCGAGCTGGTTCAACAGACGAATGCACATTATCTGTTAATCAGTGCCATGGGGGCTAAGGCTGAATCCTGGTTTTTCTATAATCGGGTCAAAGGTGAACTGGAAGACTATATCCAGACTTTAACGCTGGAGCGCATCAGTCTGATCCGGCCATCTTTGTTAATGGGTGAACGTGGTCATCAACGTTTACTGGAAGATGCTGCACAGAAACTCTATGGAAAGTTTTCGCATTTGGTACCAGATTCTTTTAAATACAAGCCAGTGACAGCCGAGCAGGTGGCTCATACTATGGTATATGCAGCCCTGAATCAGACTGTGAAATTTGAAATTTATGATAATTTAGCCATACAAAAAATGAAATGAGGGTAAAAATCGTGTCCAGCGTACCATTTGTAACTTGTGACCTGCTTGATAACAATCCAGATAAAGACTTACAGGTCGTAACCCCCTGCCTGGATGGCAAATTTTTTAAAAGCTATGGTGCACGTAAAAGCTTTGGTGGCCAGATGGTCACGGTGAAGTGCTTTGAAGATAATTCCCGTGTCAAAGAATTATTGGCAACTGATGGTACAGGTAAAGTTTTAGTCGTAGATGGTGGTGCTTCAATGCGCTGTGCATTGATGGGAGACCTGATTGCTGAATCAGCAGTGAAGAATCACTGGAATGGTGTAATTATCTACGGCTGTGTACGTGATGTAGATGTGATTGCTGAACTGGATCTTGGTGTGCATGCCTTAGCTTCGATTCCTCAAAAAAGTAACCGCAAGGGTATTGGCGAGGTTGATGTGCCACTGTACTTTGGCGGCGTAAGCTTTCAAGCAGGTGAATACGTCTATGCAGACAATAATGGCATCGTTTTGTCTAAAGAAAAGCTGGTGGACTAATCTGGTTTATTGAAAACATACAAAAATCAGCTATACCGTGAAAGTCAGGCAGTTTAGATTGCTGCTTTCACGGCTTTAAAACAATAAAGAGGACAGACGATATGTTAGGCCATCAGATTAAGGTAGCGCAGGCATTAGCATCTGCATTTCTGGAAGGCGGTCGCGGGACGACTGGAACCCCATTTCCAAACCAGCCTGAAAAGCCCTTAAAGCTTTATGAATACGAGGGCTCGCCATTCTGTCGCCGTGTCCGTGAGGTAATGACTTTACTCAATCTCGATTATGAAGTGTATCCATGTCCACGAGGCGGTAAACGCTTTCGTCCCGAGGTAAAACAGCAGGGGGGTAAACTCCAGTTCCCATTTTTAGTGGATGAAAATACGGGAGATAAGCTTTACGAATCTCAGGATATTATTCACCATCTGTTTAAGCATTATGGCAAAACCGGTAAAACCCCAGCGAAATATTCAAATTATCCAAAGGTGCCATTTGCCGCGATTGCCGGCACGATGGTCAATGGTCTACGCGGTGGTATGGCGAAACCATTAAAGAAAAATAAACCTGCACCTGAACAGCTTCTTGAACTATGGGGTTTTGAAGCCAGCCCATATACCCGTATTGTCCGTGGTGTATTGTCTGAGCTGGAAATTCCATATATCTACCATAATGTGGCGAAAGAGCGCTGGCAGGATCAGGGTCTGGCAAAACTGCGACTAAAACCGGGTAAATATGAACCTTTGCCGGGTGGTAAACGTGAGCATGTCTTAGAAGTGATGGGGGATAATATTCAGGTACCTTATCTGGTCGACCCGAATACCAATGTGAAAATGTTTGAATCGAAAGATATTGTGGATTATCTAAAACGTCAGTATGGATCTTAAGTTTCGTAATTTTTTAATTAAAAGAATTTCGAAACCAGAAATAAAAAAAGAGGATCAAATGATCCTCTTTTTTGTTTTTTATTCTTCTTCAGCAGGCGGAACCAGCATGAGAATTGATTCATTGAGCAGATCTGCCAGGTCTTCCAGCATATCTTCATCAGCAAAGTCCTGATCCAGCATCACAGACTCGCCATTGGCGATCAACTTGAGCTTTTCTGCAAAAGATTCCGAGACACATAAACCTTCGCCATTGCCCCAGAACAGTACTTCACCATCTTCTTCAGTATAAAGCAGGCGTGATGCAGGCTCGAGCATAATGCTATAGCCCTGATCTAATGCTTCTTCCAGGTCACCAGTACCAATTTCTTCAGCTTCTGGAATATTTTCTGGGTATTTAGGTTCAGACATCAGGCTCATGATGGCATCTTCAAGTACATTGGAGTTATGCAGCTGCTCCATGATTTTACCTTTCAGATATTCAAGTTCATTCCCTGTGACTGTACCAGCAGCACTGATTTGATCACGAATGATGTCAGTCAGAGGATTACGTAAAATTTCATTTTCAGCAAACTTGTCTCCAACACGGTCCATCATGTCACTGACATTTGGCATACGGAAACCGAAAGAGAAAGTTAAACAATCATCTTCAGCGACGCCGTAGTGTGAAAGCCCAGGTGGAACATAGAGTAAGTCGCCTGGAGCAAGGACTTCATCAAAGTTTAGCTCCATTTCTGGAAGTAATTTTAATGGCTGACTAGGAACAAACTCAGTCTCTGCATTACACATCTGACCTAATTGCCAGCGACGCTGACCATAACCTTGTACAAGAAAGACATCATAGAAGTCGAAATGCTTGCCCACAGAACCACCTTGAGGCGCATAAGACACCATAATGTCATCACGGCGCCACTGTGGAATAAATGGAAATTTTTTCCACATTTCAGCCAAATCAAATGAATAGTGATCGACTGCTTGAACCAATAGCGTCCACAGTTTAGGCATCTTCTGAAAATCAGCTTTTAATAAAGGTGAAGATTTCACTGACCACTGGTTTGGATCGCGGTCTTTTTGCTTGATCAGGCGTGCAGTGACATTTTCATCCAGAGCCAGTTCCATGACATCATCAGGTTCAAGCAGACCCGCAATTTCAGGCATGGCATTACGTACAAGGAGAGGTTTTTTCTGCCAGTATTCAGCAAGGAACTGTTCAGCGGTAATTCCGCCTAATACATCTAAAGGTTGGGACATGGGATTAACTACAGATAAATTTTGCTTATTGTCCCTTGAGTTATTAAATGGTGCAAGCGAGATCACCACAAATAAGTTTTATATAAATACAGGGAAATAAACTAAGCAATATTTTAGTTTAATAAAAGAAATGAGAGGAATTTTAGTTAAAAAATTAATATACCAAAAGAGTTGAGTATTTCTGAAAATTGAGCAAAGTGAAGGGCATGTTGAATTGAAAATAAGAATTATATAAATATGAGCCAAAAGAAGAGAGATCAAATTAAAAATGCTAATTACGTAAATAAAATAGTGAAAAGCATGCTTTGATTGACATAAGTGCAAAAATACCACAATTTTTTATAAGGAGAATAAAAATAATTTGGAAAATAAAATGAAATAAATTCAATTGTTTAATAAAAAATCAAAAGAAAAAACACAGCTCAACGCTGATACTGTTCGAGTTGATCAAAGCTCAATTGTAAAAATCAAAATTTCCAAATCAGATATTGTTCAGATGTCTCAAGACGGTACAAATTTGATTTTAGTATTGAGAAGTGGCGAAAGATTGGTAGTTGAGAATTTTTATGCAAACAATCATGAGCGTTTAAGCTCTAGCCTTGTGATTGAAGAGGAAAGCGGGACTTTATATTGGTTTGATGAGGTGTCCAAGCAATATAAGCAGATTTCAAGGACAGATGAATTATTACCATCCTCTTCGTTTCTTGCAGAAAATTGGGAATGGATAGCGATTGGCACCTTACTCATTGGAGGACTTGCTGCAACAGAAGGTGGCGAAGTTGAACGTGATGAACAGTTAGACCCAAATGTGCCAGAGCCAATAGATCCTGAGCCGGAAGTGCCGGTAGATCCAGAACCCGAGCCGGAAGTGCCGGAAGTATCGGAGCCGGAACCAGAAGTGCCAGTAGAACCTGAGCCAGAGCCGGGGCAACCAGAACCAGCAACTCCCACACTTCGACTAGCTCGACTTAACCTGGTTGAACAAAATGAATATACCGTTCCTGATCAAGAAGCTATGAGCAGATTCAAAACATCACAAGAATTTATGAGGAATAGCTTTGAAGAGCAACAAGTGGCAGTTGATACTAATCATGATGTTATGCCATCAGCTGGGAACAAGGACATTATTGATGCTAAACAGCTCATAGATTTTATTTCTTCGGGCTTGGATAGCAATACGCAAGTTTATAAAATACTAAATACAGCGGATGCAATTTCAAATTTAAATAATCAGATGAATCTGTTGTTAGAGGGTACAGAAAAAGAAAGTAGTTTGATGGATATCGACTTTATACGAACAGATACAGTTTCATTAGCTGAGCTGCTTTCTGAGTCTAGTAATGTAGACCATATTATTATGGTAGAAAGTGAAGGTCATCAGATGATTATTCAGACTGACACTGAGGAGGTGGCGCAAGCTAGCCATTCATTAGTGTTGGAAAATCAGTCTGATCTTATGTTGCAACAGCTTTTATCTGAGCAGCAACAGATCATTGGTTAAGTGCTCAGATGATCGATAGTTGCTAAAAAGCAGTCCTAAAACTGCTTCCTTACTAATTTTTAAGGCACCAGAATATCCAGCTCACGCAAGATATTGCATAGTTTGATCATCGGCATGCCCATCAACGTCGTCTGGTCCTGACCAATCATTTCTTCAAACAGACTAATGCCTAAGCTTTCACATTTAAAACTACCCGCACAGTGCAGCGGCTGTTCAATGTCAATATAACGTTCGATTTCAGCTTGAGATAGCTTGCGGAATTTGACCTTATAGTGCTCAACCAGCGTTTGCTCAAAACCGCTAGATTTCTGTTGCACGCTCAGTGCTGTACTGAAATATACAATCTTGTCTGAATTGGCCTGTAACTGGCGAACTGCTTTTTCAGCAGTTAAGGGCTTGCCGATAAAAATATCGGGTGCGCCTTCACGCCAAGCCACCTGGTCAGAGCCAATGACGATTGCATCTGGGTGTTGCTCAGCCACATGTCGGGCTTTTTCAAAAGCCAGTCGCTTGGCTAAGTCATCTGCATGATTTTCACCTTGCGGTGATTCATCGATATCCGGGACGATCGCTACGTAGTCAAGACGTAAGCGATTCATCAGTTCTTTACGGGTCTGGCTGGAAGAGGCCAGAATAATCTTTACGGTATTCATTAGACAGCGTATTCTTCTAAAACATGCAGGGGGACATAGGCTAGAACTGCTTTATGGCAGGCTTGCAGCTTGATTGGTGGCGCCTGGCCTGCTTCATAAGCTTCTACCCAGCGGGTCACACAAATACACCAGAAATCACCCGGCTGAAGCCCGGGAAAACCCACTTCTGGTAAAGGCGTAATCAGATCATTACCCACTTTTTGGGAGAAATTTAAAAACTCTGAAGTCATCTGTGCACAAACGGTATGCTGGCCCAAGTCACTAGGAGAAGTGTGGCAGAAACCATTACGGAAATAGCCGGTAATCGGGTCAAAACAGCAGCTCGCCAAGGGCTCGCCCAAAACATTTAAACGGTTTAGATCTGGATCTGGATGTATCGACATGGGTACTGAATCTGATGGATGCTTTTTCCTATCATAACAAAACTTTGGCAATCGTTAGCTTTTCTGCAAAAGATGCTAACCTTTTTCTGCATAATCATTTAAAATCGCCTCGTTTTTAATATCTATAAAGAGAGCTCTAGATGAACTTTCAACGTATGACTGACCTTGACCTTGCGGGTAAGCGCGTTCTTATTCGTGAAGATTTAAACGTCCCTGTTAAAAATGGCGTGATTACTAGCGATGCGCGTTTACGTGCAGCATTGCCAACTATTAAAGCTGCCGTAGAAAAAGGTGCAGCGGTTATGGTGTATTCACACCTTGGTCGTCCAGTTGAAGGTGAGCCTAAAGCTGAACAGTCACTTGCACCTGTAGCAGCATATTTGACTGAAGCATTAGGTCAGGAAGTAAAGTTATTCACTGACTACCTGAATGGTGTTGAAGTTCAACCTGGCCAAGTGGTTTTACTTGAGAACTGCC is a window of Acinetobacter sp. ASP199 DNA encoding:
- a CDS encoding 3'(2'),5'-bisphosphate nucleotidase CysQ yields the protein MFKATTAPQDPMILQFVPILTQACEILREEYQQYCSGAAFDIERKKDDSPVTQADYRVNTFLSQALAEISDLPLLSEEGKQDGRQAWSAFWLLDPLDGTKEFLHQRPEFTINLSLVKDNLTTFAILAIPAQQLVYFCPEQGMPLKYDIQQDRWHEYFPAPQTDTVHIGLSQSSQKKPKYAAYLESLAKFTDFDEFKAGSAYKFCMILEDRVDIYPRFHPTCEWDTSAGQCLLERIGGGLVDFKGRPFSYNQRETLLNGGFIAYKTKEMKILAFNALADMQDGD
- a CDS encoding phosphoglycerate mutase family protein, whose amino-acid sequence is MALKLLPPSMLSAIDLLPDTKTPVTLFTRHSLREDVAGQGLAGYDLQLTSQGRDLAQEWGAYLVNQTDRHIQHCISSPIQRCVDTAALMIEGADATKKASHTHNIEIIEQGLLVEPGSFVLDIQKAGPYFKKQGALGFINSFVNNALPGMKHPIHGVVDVLELIYNTHPKTPYGLSLAVSHDTILAAMIAVMSGHQEVSREDWPKMMEGLFVWFEGDVFEESKLKWIWRGKVYELDISQFQNAELQTKK
- a CDS encoding IS5 family transposase codes for the protein MNKPTPKIYRTSNWKAYNQALINRGNISIWFDENTQWYAPPQGKQGRDQTYSDTAIQCCLMIKSLFRLSLRMVKGFVQSLIKLCGLNWTAPDYSTLCRRQKHIDISIRYQKSRHGLHLLVDSTGLKFLGEGEWKRKKHGPEYRRQWRKLHIGIDAENLQIRAVQLTTNNVSDSQVLDDLLDQIPEDERIDSVYTDGAYDTKRCRQVIADRQAHAVIPPRKNAKPWKDSKISSRERNELLQTVKRLGRAIWKKWSGYHRRSLVETKMHCIKLLGEKLNARNFQSQVNEIHARVAVLNRFKELGRPHTQVVT
- the rpsT gene encoding 30S ribosomal protein S20: MANSAQAKKRARQNVKARKHNASLRSMVRTYLKRTVAAIAAGDYAVATEAYKKAVPVIDRMADKGIIHKNKAARHKSRLNAQVKALASN
- a CDS encoding nucleoside-diphosphate sugar epimerase — encoded protein: MTKTITYPIIIGATGLVGKSLVQQLVNEPSCKRISVVVRKHQPEFEQWPKVKQLVFEDFLMLNDQDVSGHTHAFSCLGTTLKQAGSKDAFYNVDYTINAHFAELVQQTNAHYLLISAMGAKAESWFFYNRVKGELEDYIQTLTLERISLIRPSLLMGERGHQRLLEDAAQKLYGKFSHLVPDSFKYKPVTAEQVAHTMVYAALNQTVKFEIYDNLAIQKMK
- the rraA gene encoding ribonuclease E activity regulator RraA, whose product is MSSVPFVTCDLLDNNPDKDLQVVTPCLDGKFFKSYGARKSFGGQMVTVKCFEDNSRVKELLATDGTGKVLVVDGGASMRCALMGDLIAESAVKNHWNGVIIYGCVRDVDVIAELDLGVHALASIPQKSNRKGIGEVDVPLYFGGVSFQAGEYVYADNNGIVLSKEKLVD
- a CDS encoding glutathione S-transferase N-terminal domain-containing protein — its product is MLGHQIKVAQALASAFLEGGRGTTGTPFPNQPEKPLKLYEYEGSPFCRRVREVMTLLNLDYEVYPCPRGGKRFRPEVKQQGGKLQFPFLVDENTGDKLYESQDIIHHLFKHYGKTGKTPAKYSNYPKVPFAAIAGTMVNGLRGGMAKPLKKNKPAPEQLLELWGFEASPYTRIVRGVLSELEIPYIYHNVAKERWQDQGLAKLRLKPGKYEPLPGGKREHVLEVMGDNIQVPYLVDPNTNVKMFESKDIVDYLKRQYGS
- a CDS encoding cupin domain-containing protein; this translates as MSQPLDVLGGITAEQFLAEYWQKKPLLVRNAMPEIAGLLEPDDVMELALDENVTARLIKQKDRDPNQWSVKSSPLLKADFQKMPKLWTLLVQAVDHYSFDLAEMWKKFPFIPQWRRDDIMVSYAPQGGSVGKHFDFYDVFLVQGYGQRRWQLGQMCNAETEFVPSQPLKLLPEMELNFDEVLAPGDLLYVPPGLSHYGVAEDDCLTFSFGFRMPNVSDMMDRVGDKFAENEILRNPLTDIIRDQISAAGTVTGNELEYLKGKIMEQLHNSNVLEDAIMSLMSEPKYPENIPEAEEIGTGDLEEALDQGYSIMLEPASRLLYTEEDGEVLFWGNGEGLCVSESFAEKLKLIANGESVMLDQDFADEDMLEDLADLLNESILMLVPPAEEE
- a CDS encoding BapA prefix-like domain-containing protein, giving the protein MFNKKSKEKTQLNADTVRVDQSSIVKIKISKSDIVQMSQDGTNLILVLRSGERLVVENFYANNHERLSSSLVIEEESGTLYWFDEVSKQYKQISRTDELLPSSSFLAENWEWIAIGTLLIGGLAATEGGEVERDEQLDPNVPEPIDPEPEVPVDPEPEPEVPEVSEPEPEVPVEPEPEPGQPEPATPTLRLARLNLVEQNEYTVPDQEAMSRFKTSQEFMRNSFEEQQVAVDTNHDVMPSAGNKDIIDAKQLIDFISSGLDSNTQVYKILNTADAISNLNNQMNLLLEGTEKESSLMDIDFIRTDTVSLAELLSESSNVDHIIMVESEGHQMIIQTDTEEVAQASHSLVLENQSDLMLQQLLSEQQQIIG
- a CDS encoding Maf family protein, whose product is MNTVKIILASSSQTRKELMNRLRLDYVAIVPDIDESPQGENHADDLAKRLAFEKARHVAEQHPDAIVIGSDQVAWREGAPDIFIGKPLTAEKAVRQLQANSDKIVYFSTALSVQQKSSGFEQTLVEHYKVKFRKLSQAEIERYIDIEQPLHCAGSFKCESLGISLFEEMIGQDQTTLMGMPMIKLCNILRELDILVP
- a CDS encoding DUF2237 domain-containing protein, which translates into the protein MSIHPDPDLNRLNVLGEPLASCCFDPITGYFRNGFCHTSPSDLGQHTVCAQMTSEFLNFSQKVGNDLITPLPEVGFPGLQPGDFWCICVTRWVEAYEAGQAPPIKLQACHKAVLAYVPLHVLEEYAV